One window of the Bradyrhizobium sp. NP1 genome contains the following:
- a CDS encoding ABC transporter ATP-binding protein, with amino-acid sequence MALLSVRGLKKRYGSVDALSDLTFDIGQHEIVGLIGPNGAGKSTAINLISGAIPATAGSVHFDGEQVLKYSCHELVRRGLLRTFQNVNLFGTRTVRENVLRGAFSVVYRDLWSSLWDGAALRRRRAVAEERVNKILLQLNLQELADVKAATLPYGHQKLVGLAIALAADPKLIMLDEPAAGLNGQEARHLVGVIRNINQRGVSILIVDHNMRFVLALCSRVVVLHHGQELAMGAPRDVFKDPRVMDAYLGHVDEPA; translated from the coding sequence ATGGCGCTACTCTCGGTCCGGGGTCTCAAAAAACGTTATGGCAGCGTCGATGCATTATCTGATCTGACATTTGACATCGGGCAGCATGAAATTGTTGGGCTCATTGGCCCGAATGGTGCAGGCAAAAGCACGGCGATCAATTTGATCTCGGGCGCGATACCGGCAACGGCCGGCTCTGTCCATTTCGATGGCGAACAGGTCCTGAAATATTCCTGCCATGAATTGGTTCGTCGGGGATTGCTGCGGACGTTTCAGAACGTGAACCTGTTCGGCACAAGGACGGTTCGCGAAAATGTTTTGCGCGGAGCGTTTTCGGTCGTCTACAGAGATCTTTGGTCATCGCTGTGGGATGGTGCCGCTTTGCGTAGACGCCGCGCGGTCGCGGAAGAGCGGGTGAACAAAATTCTGCTTCAGTTGAATCTGCAGGAACTGGCCGATGTCAAAGCGGCAACCTTGCCGTATGGTCATCAAAAGCTTGTTGGTCTCGCCATTGCCTTGGCGGCAGATCCGAAGTTGATCATGCTCGATGAGCCTGCCGCAGGACTGAACGGGCAGGAAGCAAGGCATTTGGTGGGCGTGATACGGAATATCAATCAACGCGGCGTGAGCATTCTGATCGTCGATCACAACATGCGTTTTGTCCTGGCGCTGTGCAGCCGCGTGGTCGTTCTGCATCATGGCCAGGAACTCGCAATGGGGGCGCCGCGGGATGTCTTTAAGGATCCGCGCGTGATGGATGCTTACCTTGGACATGTCGATGAGCCTGCTTGA
- a CDS encoding ABC transporter ATP-binding protein: MSLLEVNDIKVLYGHVQAVESMRLDVKKGEIVALVGSNGAGKSTIVKAIMGMAPVHSGTITFQGKPITGRRPSEIARHGIGLSPEGRRVFPEFTVRENLLAGAYRTDKNTIASRLEEIHSYFPRLSERASQLAASLSGGEQQMLAIGRALMGRPQLLLLDEPSLGLAPVVVQRIGEVVKAIRSKEGIAVLVAEQNSRWALSFADRGIVIEIGKLKMSASAAALRDDAYIQEAYFGFSGEDHDRLE, translated from the coding sequence ATGAGCCTGCTTGAGGTCAACGACATCAAGGTTCTCTACGGTCATGTCCAGGCCGTGGAGTCGATGCGCCTGGATGTGAAAAAAGGTGAGATCGTCGCGCTCGTTGGGTCCAATGGCGCGGGTAAGAGCACCATCGTGAAGGCGATTATGGGAATGGCGCCGGTTCATTCCGGCACGATCACCTTCCAGGGAAAGCCCATCACTGGCCGTCGTCCTTCCGAGATCGCGCGGCACGGGATCGGCTTGTCGCCCGAGGGCCGGCGCGTCTTCCCGGAATTTACGGTGCGGGAAAATTTGCTGGCTGGCGCGTATCGGACCGACAAAAACACGATCGCGAGTCGGCTTGAGGAAATTCATTCCTATTTTCCGCGCTTGTCGGAGCGGGCGTCGCAATTGGCCGCAAGCCTGAGCGGCGGAGAGCAGCAGATGCTGGCGATTGGCCGCGCACTGATGGGACGCCCTCAACTGTTGCTGCTCGATGAACCCTCGCTCGGCCTTGCGCCCGTTGTCGTTCAGCGCATTGGCGAGGTGGTGAAAGCGATACGATCCAAGGAAGGCATTGCTGTGCTTGTTGCGGAGCAGAACTCGCGTTGGGCTCTAAGCTTCGCAGATCGCGGGATCGTCATCGAGATCGGAAAGCTGAAAATGTCCGCGAGCGCCGCCGCTCTCCGCGACGATGCTTATATTCAGGAAGCCTATTTTGGGTTCAGCGGCGAGGATCATGATCGGTTGGAATAG
- a CDS encoding ABC transporter substrate-binding protein, translated as MASKGILAATVLSICMVSAVASRAEDASKPVRIGVLTDMSGMYRDIMGPGSVLAAKMAVEDFGGSVLGRPIEIVSGDHQAKADVGAAIARNWFDNGGADVIVDVAQSAVALAVQELARSHNKIVIHGVTGTPAITQQACAPTAFSWSLNAYAISAPLPKPLIERGLDSFFFLSADYSFGKAMEDAATGAIKAAGGKVVGSVRFPQNNPDFSSFILQAVSSKAKVMWLISAAEDTTNALKQAREFGVAQGGQQIVVPLTYITNVHALGIENVQGLTFVTPFYWNRTPETRAWSERFFKQRGSMPTMDHAAVYSGTLHYLRAVAAAKTLDGPTVANEMRKLPVNDMYVHDGSVRADGWLMHPFYLASIKKPDEVKEPWDYYRLEKTIPAEEAALPLSQSRCPLVAQSE; from the coding sequence ATGGCAAGCAAGGGAATTCTCGCGGCGACGGTGCTGTCGATCTGCATGGTGTCGGCGGTCGCAAGCCGCGCCGAGGATGCGTCGAAACCAGTCAGGATCGGCGTGCTGACCGACATGTCCGGCATGTATCGCGACATCATGGGGCCTGGCTCGGTGCTGGCGGCGAAGATGGCGGTGGAGGATTTCGGCGGCAGCGTGCTCGGCCGGCCGATCGAGATCGTGTCCGGCGATCATCAGGCCAAGGCCGATGTCGGTGCCGCGATTGCCAGGAACTGGTTCGACAATGGCGGCGCCGACGTCATCGTCGACGTCGCGCAGTCGGCCGTGGCGCTCGCCGTCCAGGAATTGGCGCGATCGCACAACAAGATCGTGATCCATGGCGTCACGGGAACACCCGCGATCACGCAGCAGGCCTGCGCGCCGACGGCGTTCTCCTGGTCGCTGAACGCCTACGCGATTTCCGCGCCGCTGCCGAAGCCGTTGATCGAGCGCGGCCTCGACAGCTTCTTCTTCCTGTCGGCCGACTATTCGTTCGGCAAGGCGATGGAGGATGCGGCGACCGGCGCCATCAAGGCGGCCGGCGGCAAGGTGGTCGGCTCGGTCCGCTTCCCGCAGAACAATCCGGACTTCAGCTCGTTCATTCTGCAGGCCGTCTCGTCCAAGGCGAAGGTGATGTGGCTGATCTCGGCGGCCGAAGACACCACCAACGCGCTGAAGCAGGCCAGGGAGTTCGGCGTCGCCCAGGGCGGCCAGCAGATTGTCGTGCCGCTGACCTACATCACCAACGTCCATGCGCTCGGTATCGAGAACGTACAGGGCCTGACCTTCGTCACGCCGTTCTACTGGAACCGCACGCCCGAAACGCGCGCGTGGTCGGAGCGCTTCTTCAAGCAGCGCGGCTCGATGCCGACCATGGATCATGCCGCAGTCTACTCGGGAACGCTGCACTACCTGCGTGCGGTGGCGGCGGCGAAAACGCTGGATGGTCCGACGGTCGCGAACGAGATGAGGAAGCTTCCCGTCAACGACATGTATGTGCACGACGGCTCGGTTCGTGCCGACGGCTGGCTGATGCACCCGTTCTACCTGGCAAGCATCAAGAAGCCGGACGAGGTGAAGGAGCCCTGGGACTACTACCGTCTCGAAAAGACCATTCCGGCGGAAGAGGCGGCGCTGCCCCTGTCGCAGAGCCGCTGCCCGCTGGTCGCCCAATCGGAATGA
- a CDS encoding 2Fe-2S iron-sulfur cluster-binding protein, whose amino-acid sequence MTTFSITINGRAYGPAEISDDLSMNDFLREHLGLTGTKFGCGAGQCLSCAVIVDDADGASYTSPTCIAAAASFNGKAIRTVEGHAKDGQLSVLQKAFIVHFAFQCGYCTAGFLNEAQVLLERLAKKPIPRAELEKTVAEALDGHLCRCTGYIKYHEAVLDVILADPKRYLA is encoded by the coding sequence GTGACGACTTTCAGCATCACCATCAATGGCCGCGCCTACGGCCCGGCCGAGATCAGCGACGATCTCTCGATGAATGATTTTCTTCGCGAGCACCTCGGCCTGACCGGCACCAAGTTCGGCTGCGGCGCCGGACAATGCCTGAGCTGCGCCGTGATCGTCGACGACGCCGACGGCGCCAGCTACACCAGCCCGACCTGCATTGCCGCCGCCGCGAGCTTCAACGGCAAGGCCATCCGCACGGTCGAAGGTCATGCGAAGGACGGACAATTGTCCGTGCTGCAAAAGGCCTTCATCGTCCATTTCGCGTTTCAGTGCGGCTATTGCACCGCGGGCTTCCTCAACGAGGCGCAGGTGCTGCTCGAGCGTCTTGCGAAAAAGCCGATTCCCCGCGCCGAGCTCGAAAAAACCGTCGCCGAGGCGCTGGACGGCCATCTCTGCCGCTGCACCGGCTACATCAAATATCATGAAGCGGTGCTTGACGTGATCCTCGCTGATCCAAAACGCTACCTGGCTTGA
- a CDS encoding molybdopterin cofactor-binding domain-containing protein, whose translation MWTSRRAFVKLAASGIACSVSSLAFAQQPEFDARETLPGRANPAAAGRIDGVAKVTGAKLYASDFRAADLPGWPAQTSHAMLIRAPDATHVYTGLDLARLAGRAKPSVVVTSADLARAAIRVPAFYAGDLFCPVGRTPLYLGQPVALLIFETFEAFDSARTALRDGSFVQFGEETGAVAMPDYGAFRFTRVAGPTSDAPDVYSPLKAGWVSPAHVQNSERPVWTASAAPATSAYAQAAVHGEQIRAELAADDPALLVLERAFETQSVDPMFLEPECGLAWYETSRRNLELVLGVQSPYETTESVAFLLGQAAPAYKPARINTHFAHVGGGFGGRDHTPFPLYVALAAMFFPNRPVRLAHDRYQQFQGGIKRHPFRIRTRIGVDRASGRIRALAADHVLDGGGLANYSESVAVVAATGALGIYDVPKADVTTVALHSRGVTAGSMRGYGTLQTMTALEVLVDEVAAALPLDPIEFRRRNALRTGGRTLTGNPYFVPVRTPEILDRLENHPIWRQRAEAKARATREIAIGTGVACVTKDYGSGADCALGRVEIDPVGRVSIHCDHVEMGNGIGTALANRVAIHLGAVADEVAVARTDTFGALALVTHGDPYTMTQADQDAAQRNPRWVPAISSPTSASIGAHVGTHAAAEAARVIFRFGLWPAALKLWQIAATDRRTGQWAAARWKDGELVMPGLRPLPLADVAAQAHAMNAVTGAMAHGFSRWSWAQAGFRIGSEPWTAAIDALAVRRGGGAFMRLDRANVKYPPTDYNRIGTSFTSLCGTLVRVEITRATGALRIARAYSVFECGNALVPEVVIGQAQGGFAMGVGYALLESLPPYEGGPGDGQWNLGRYLVARGSDLPLRDLEVEILPPLSPDEPPKGMAEVVMIPVVPALLNAIFDATGRRFQSLPVTEDSLKGALA comes from the coding sequence ATGTGGACATCGCGACGCGCGTTCGTGAAGCTGGCGGCGAGCGGTATCGCGTGCAGCGTGTCGTCTCTCGCCTTCGCGCAACAACCCGAATTCGACGCGCGCGAGACGTTGCCGGGGCGCGCCAATCCCGCTGCCGCCGGCCGCATCGACGGCGTCGCCAAGGTGACGGGCGCCAAGCTCTACGCCTCGGATTTTCGCGCTGCCGACCTTCCCGGCTGGCCGGCGCAAACGTCGCACGCCATGCTGATCCGCGCGCCCGACGCCACTCACGTCTATACCGGCCTCGATCTGGCGCGGCTGGCCGGCCGCGCAAAACCGTCCGTGGTGGTGACGTCGGCCGACCTCGCCCGCGCCGCGATCCGCGTGCCAGCGTTCTATGCCGGCGATCTGTTTTGTCCGGTCGGCCGGACGCCGCTCTACCTCGGCCAGCCGGTGGCGCTGCTGATCTTCGAGACCTTCGAGGCCTTCGATTCCGCACGGACCGCGTTGCGCGACGGATCCTTCGTCCAGTTCGGGGAGGAAACCGGCGCGGTCGCGATGCCCGACTATGGCGCCTTCCGCTTCACGCGCGTCGCGGGTCCGACGTCCGACGCACCCGATGTCTATTCGCCGCTGAAGGCGGGCTGGGTGAGCCCCGCCCATGTGCAGAACTCGGAGCGGCCGGTGTGGACGGCTTCCGCAGCGCCGGCCACGAGCGCCTACGCGCAAGCCGCCGTCCATGGCGAACAGATCCGCGCCGAACTGGCCGCGGACGACCCGGCGCTGCTGGTGCTGGAGCGCGCATTCGAAACCCAATCGGTCGACCCGATGTTCCTGGAGCCCGAGTGCGGGCTTGCCTGGTATGAGACAAGCCGCAGGAATCTCGAGCTCGTCCTGGGCGTGCAATCGCCGTATGAAACCACGGAGTCTGTTGCGTTCCTGCTGGGCCAGGCGGCGCCCGCCTACAAGCCTGCGCGGATCAACACGCATTTCGCCCATGTCGGCGGCGGTTTCGGCGGCCGCGACCACACGCCGTTTCCGCTCTATGTCGCGCTTGCCGCGATGTTCTTCCCGAACCGTCCGGTGCGGCTTGCGCATGACCGCTACCAGCAATTCCAGGGCGGCATCAAGCGGCATCCGTTCAGGATACGCACGCGCATCGGGGTCGATCGCGCGAGCGGCCGGATCCGCGCGCTGGCCGCCGATCATGTGCTCGACGGCGGCGGCCTCGCCAATTATTCCGAGAGCGTCGCGGTGGTCGCGGCCACCGGCGCGCTCGGCATCTATGACGTCCCGAAAGCCGATGTCACCACCGTCGCGCTGCATTCGCGCGGCGTCACGGCGGGTTCGATGCGCGGCTACGGCACGCTGCAGACGATGACCGCGCTGGAGGTGCTGGTCGACGAGGTGGCGGCGGCGCTGCCGCTCGATCCGATCGAGTTCCGCCGGCGCAACGCGCTCAGGACCGGCGGGCGCACCCTCACGGGCAATCCCTATTTCGTGCCGGTGCGCACCCCGGAGATCCTGGACCGGCTGGAGAACCATCCGATCTGGCGGCAGCGCGCCGAAGCAAAGGCGCGTGCGACGCGCGAGATCGCCATCGGCACCGGCGTTGCCTGCGTGACCAAGGATTACGGCTCGGGTGCCGACTGCGCGCTCGGGCGCGTGGAAATCGACCCCGTGGGGCGGGTTTCCATCCATTGCGATCACGTCGAAATGGGCAACGGCATCGGCACGGCGCTGGCGAACCGCGTCGCAATCCATCTCGGCGCCGTCGCCGATGAGGTTGCGGTTGCCCGCACCGATACGTTCGGCGCGCTCGCGCTCGTGACCCATGGCGATCCCTACACCATGACGCAGGCGGACCAGGACGCCGCTCAGCGCAATCCGCGCTGGGTGCCGGCGATCAGTTCACCGACCAGCGCCTCGATCGGCGCGCATGTCGGAACGCATGCGGCGGCCGAGGCCGCGCGCGTCATCTTCCGCTTCGGCCTTTGGCCGGCCGCCTTGAAACTGTGGCAGATCGCGGCGACGGATCGGCGCACCGGGCAATGGGCCGCGGCGCGCTGGAAGGATGGCGAGCTGGTGATGCCCGGGCTCAGGCCATTGCCGCTGGCTGACGTCGCGGCGCAGGCGCATGCGATGAATGCCGTCACCGGAGCGATGGCGCATGGGTTTTCGCGCTGGTCATGGGCGCAGGCCGGCTTCAGGATCGGCAGCGAGCCCTGGACCGCCGCCATCGATGCGCTTGCGGTGCGCCGGGGCGGCGGAGCGTTCATGCGGCTGGACCGCGCAAACGTGAAATATCCGCCGACCGACTATAACCGGATCGGCACCAGCTTCACCTCGCTCTGCGGCACGCTGGTGCGCGTCGAGATCACGCGCGCGACCGGGGCGCTGCGCATCGCCAGGGCCTACAGCGTCTTCGAATGCGGCAACGCGCTGGTGCCCGAGGTCGTGATCGGACAGGCACAGGGCGGCTTCGCCATGGGCGTCGGCTATGCGCTGCTCGAATCGCTGCCGCCCTACGAAGGCGGCCCCGGCGACGGACAATGGAATCTCGGACGATACCTGGTCGCGCGCGGCTCCGATTTGCCGCTGCGCGATCTCGAGGTCGAAATCCTTCCGCCGCTTTCGCCGGACGAGCCGCCGAAGGGCATGGCGGAGGTCGTCATGATCCCCGTCGTGCCGGCGCTTCTGAACGCGATCTTCGACGCGACCGGCCGCCGCTTCCAGTCGCTGCCGGTGACGGAGGATAGCCTCAAGGGAGCGCTGGCGTGA
- a CDS encoding branched-chain amino acid ABC transporter permease, whose product MTTTADRILAGEEMRNHRAFLAWASAVGVLLLLALLPLWNPDSFLVYIATVVFLYLVGGFGMHLIMRTGLIPLGQAAFVGIGGYVSALLTTRFGISFWLAFAAAGMAAGLVAAVVGPIILRLRGVYFVLITFTLGEIVRLVFVEWSAITGGSDGISRIPSPSAFFSSPFHYYYLALAVAAASLVFSLRLMKSEFGQAMDAIGESETLAAATGVPVYRVKITVFIIGCVLAGLQGSLTAHFIRFIAPQSFSFSESLNFLVMNVIGGTHSLWGPIIGTIFIVALPELLRQWVELQWILYGIALICVMRFFPGGLAELGTKLRDMAVARMRAGS is encoded by the coding sequence ATGACCACGACAGCCGATAGGATTTTGGCAGGCGAGGAGATGCGAAACCATCGCGCCTTCCTGGCCTGGGCGTCAGCGGTCGGCGTTTTGCTCCTCCTTGCATTATTGCCGCTTTGGAACCCCGACAGCTTCCTCGTGTACATCGCGACGGTCGTCTTCCTCTATCTGGTCGGCGGCTTCGGCATGCATCTGATCATGCGCACCGGCCTGATCCCTTTGGGGCAGGCAGCTTTTGTCGGAATCGGCGGATATGTTTCGGCGCTGCTGACCACCAGGTTTGGCATATCGTTCTGGCTTGCGTTCGCGGCGGCCGGAATGGCGGCGGGATTGGTGGCTGCCGTCGTCGGCCCCATTATTCTGCGGCTGCGCGGGGTCTACTTTGTCCTCATCACATTTACGCTTGGAGAAATTGTCCGCCTCGTTTTCGTCGAATGGAGCGCTATCACGGGTGGATCCGATGGGATTTCACGCATCCCGTCGCCGTCTGCGTTCTTCTCGTCTCCGTTTCATTATTATTATTTGGCTCTGGCCGTCGCCGCGGCGTCGCTCGTCTTCTCGCTTCGTCTGATGAAATCTGAATTCGGGCAGGCGATGGACGCCATCGGGGAAAGTGAGACGCTGGCCGCGGCCACGGGCGTTCCCGTCTATCGGGTCAAGATCACGGTCTTTATCATCGGCTGTGTGCTCGCTGGTCTTCAGGGCAGTTTGACGGCGCATTTCATTCGCTTCATTGCGCCGCAATCGTTTTCCTTTTCAGAGTCGCTCAATTTTCTCGTCATGAACGTCATTGGAGGAACGCATAGTCTATGGGGGCCAATCATTGGCACGATATTTATCGTGGCATTGCCGGAGCTGCTAAGACAATGGGTCGAGCTGCAATGGATTTTGTACGGTATCGCGCTGATCTGCGTCATGCGCTTCTTCCCCGGCGGGCTTGCTGAACTTGGGACGAAGCTGCGCGATATGGCTGTCGCGCGAATGCGAGCGGGGTCGTGA
- a CDS encoding DsbA family protein, producing MPREILKMYSDYKSPYAWLAFDPVFDLESKYDIQVKWRPFQLRIKGSGQRSVYSEYKVKYSYMDARRTANERGDKKIIRGPLKIYDTAPALIGGLFAEKQGRLVEYSRLVYELFFRRELAIDEADAMQNFIESLGMSGSAYRAYLEGDGLREYEEAQAESQQDHVFGVPICVFRGEQFWGNDRVPMLERRLQQAGLALAREKQSA from the coding sequence ATGCCGCGTGAAATTCTCAAGATGTATTCGGACTACAAGAGCCCCTACGCGTGGCTCGCGTTCGATCCGGTCTTCGACCTCGAAAGCAAATACGACATCCAGGTCAAGTGGCGGCCGTTCCAGCTCCGCATCAAGGGCTCGGGACAGCGCAGCGTCTATTCGGAATACAAGGTCAAGTATTCCTACATGGATGCAAGGCGCACCGCAAACGAGCGCGGCGACAAGAAGATCATCCGCGGCCCGCTGAAGATCTACGATACGGCGCCCGCGCTGATCGGCGGGCTGTTTGCCGAGAAGCAGGGCCGGCTGGTCGAATACAGCCGCCTTGTCTACGAGCTGTTCTTCAGGCGCGAGCTCGCCATCGATGAGGCCGATGCGATGCAGAATTTCATCGAATCGCTTGGCATGTCGGGTAGCGCATACCGGGCCTATCTCGAGGGCGATGGCCTGCGGGAATATGAGGAGGCACAGGCGGAGAGCCAGCAGGATCACGTATTCGGCGTTCCCATCTGCGTTTTCCGCGGCGAACAGTTTTGGGGCAACGATCGCGTGCCGATGCTGGAGCGACGCCTGCAGCAGGCCGGTCTTGCGCTGGCCCGCGAAAAGCAATCGGCCTGA
- a CDS encoding LysR family transcriptional regulator: protein MSRHRRIAERRFDVGLKHIRAVNSVATYGSFTAAAADLGMTQSAVSRLVIQLEKQLGVSLFLRSTRNVVLTAPGREFTASTRRFIDDLDIQVNNARALGGQIRGRLIISCLLSITHHVVPDAVLKYRKAHPGVEVHLREGLGSEVHEDVRSGFADFGVGNVTGLGQEVVTEEIVQESCFAVLPSTHPLRRRNALSLREMRDEPFVSLPTAAGLRRQIDVAAADQGIALKHTTVVEQFGTLFDFVAADVGIAIVPASALPRRPPPGVVIKKLVSPPLVRRVGILRLRNRPLTPAATGFLNIFRPLFLSASRR from the coding sequence ATGAGCCGCCATCGACGCATCGCCGAACGCCGGTTCGACGTCGGGCTGAAGCATATCCGCGCGGTGAACTCGGTTGCGACCTATGGCAGCTTCACCGCCGCGGCCGCCGATCTCGGCATGACGCAATCCGCGGTCAGCCGGCTCGTGATCCAGCTGGAGAAGCAGCTCGGCGTGTCGCTGTTCCTGAGGTCGACCCGCAATGTCGTGCTGACCGCGCCCGGCCGCGAATTCACCGCATCGACGCGCCGCTTCATCGATGATCTCGACATCCAGGTCAACAATGCCCGCGCGCTCGGCGGGCAGATCCGCGGACGGCTGATCATCTCCTGCCTGCTGTCGATCACGCATCACGTGGTTCCTGATGCGGTGCTGAAATATCGCAAGGCGCATCCAGGCGTCGAGGTCCACCTTCGCGAGGGGCTGGGCAGCGAGGTTCACGAGGACGTTCGCAGCGGCTTCGCCGATTTCGGCGTCGGCAACGTCACCGGCCTCGGCCAGGAGGTCGTCACCGAGGAGATCGTTCAGGAATCCTGCTTCGCGGTGCTGCCCTCCACACATCCGCTGCGCCGGAGGAATGCGCTGAGCCTCCGCGAGATGAGGGACGAACCGTTCGTGTCGTTGCCGACCGCGGCCGGCCTGCGGCGGCAGATCGACGTCGCCGCCGCCGACCAGGGGATTGCGCTCAAGCACACGACCGTCGTCGAGCAGTTCGGGACGCTGTTCGATTTTGTCGCGGCCGACGTCGGGATCGCGATCGTGCCGGCCTCGGCACTGCCGCGCCGCCCGCCGCCCGGCGTCGTCATCAAGAAGCTGGTGTCGCCGCCGCTGGTGCGGCGGGTCGGCATCCTGCGCCTGAGAAACCGTCCGCTGACCCCGGCAGCGACCGGCTTCCTGAACATCTTCCGGCCGCTGTTCCTGAGCGCATCCAGGCGGTGA
- a CDS encoding Isoquinoline 1-oxidoreductase subunit — MKSDTGVKLLIAAAALLASALSTSAVSLLPSNGLAAPENFATIEDTEARSAALFGELAKVLTHPRCVNCHPAGDRPRQGDMMRLHQPPVERGADGHGLAAMRCSSCHRETNFDPARVPGDPNWHLAPREMAWENRTASEICAQIKDPARNGGRSLEEIATHIGSDHLVGWAWQPGAGRQSAPGTQAAAGALVDAWVKSGAACPK, encoded by the coding sequence ATGAAATCCGACACAGGCGTCAAACTTCTCATCGCGGCCGCGGCGCTACTTGCAAGCGCGCTGTCGACGTCAGCGGTCTCGCTGCTTCCGTCGAACGGCCTTGCTGCGCCGGAAAATTTTGCGACGATCGAGGATACCGAAGCGAGGTCGGCGGCGTTGTTCGGCGAGCTTGCCAAGGTGCTGACGCACCCGCGCTGCGTCAACTGTCATCCGGCCGGCGATCGGCCGCGCCAGGGCGACATGATGCGGCTGCATCAGCCGCCCGTGGAGCGCGGGGCTGACGGCCACGGCCTTGCCGCGATGCGCTGTTCGAGCTGCCATCGCGAGACCAATTTCGATCCCGCCCGCGTGCCCGGCGATCCCAACTGGCATCTCGCGCCGCGCGAGATGGCATGGGAAAACAGGACCGCAAGCGAGATCTGCGCCCAGATCAAGGACCCCGCGCGCAACGGCGGCCGTTCTCTGGAGGAGATCGCGACCCATATCGGCAGCGATCACCTGGTCGGCTGGGCATGGCAGCCGGGCGCCGGCCGTCAGTCCGCGCCCGGCACACAAGCGGCGGCCGGAGCACTGGTTGACGCCTGGGTGAAGAGCGGAGCGGCCTGCCCGAAATAG
- a CDS encoding CoA transferase, producing MTGLNAAKQGALQGVRVLDVTRFYSGPFATLMLAGFGAEVIRIDEPGQGDPTMTGPPFLGKGGVSLEGQHDSDLGIAYLKRCRGKKSITLNMRSPEGMDLFRELLRKSDILVENLRPGAARRLGIDYESNRAVNPAIVHCALTGYGSTGEDRGLKAYDLMIQAGAGLMSITGAPESPPSKAGTALADGITGAFAVSGILAALIEQRSSGQGQFVDVSMTDCLLSLVLDEPLDCYDRLGLAPRQGNRIMRFSPFNTYPTKDGTVAIGAATNEDWLALLRVMDRMDLAQSEQFMSTGWRVSNNAEIDAIVEAWTSRLTTAEAIEALNSNEIAASPIRDFADILAWKHLQSRDMLQPLQHPTERLNDKVIGAGFPIKMGRTHKGYAAPAPSLGQDNPEIYGELLGLSDERIEELRARSII from the coding sequence GTGACGGGACTGAACGCAGCGAAGCAGGGCGCCCTGCAAGGTGTCAGGGTGCTCGACGTGACGCGGTTTTATTCCGGTCCGTTCGCCACCCTGATGCTGGCGGGCTTCGGCGCGGAGGTGATCCGGATCGACGAGCCCGGCCAGGGCGATCCGACCATGACCGGGCCACCCTTCCTCGGCAAGGGCGGCGTGTCGCTGGAGGGCCAGCACGACAGCGATCTCGGCATTGCCTATCTCAAGCGTTGCCGCGGCAAGAAATCCATCACGCTGAACATGCGCTCGCCGGAGGGCATGGACCTGTTTCGCGAGCTGCTGCGCAAGTCCGATATCCTCGTTGAGAACCTGCGGCCGGGCGCGGCGCGGCGCCTCGGGATCGACTACGAATCGAACCGCGCGGTCAACCCCGCCATCGTTCATTGCGCGCTGACCGGCTACGGCTCGACCGGCGAAGACCGCGGGCTGAAGGCCTATGATCTCATGATCCAGGCCGGCGCCGGCCTGATGAGCATCACGGGCGCGCCGGAGAGCCCGCCGAGCAAGGCGGGCACCGCGCTTGCCGACGGCATCACCGGAGCATTCGCGGTTTCCGGCATTCTCGCTGCGCTGATCGAGCAGCGTTCGTCGGGCCAGGGCCAGTTCGTCGACGTTTCCATGACGGACTGCCTGCTGTCGCTGGTCCTCGACGAGCCGCTGGATTGCTACGATCGTCTTGGGCTGGCGCCGCGCCAGGGCAACCGCATCATGCGGTTTTCGCCGTTCAACACCTATCCGACGAAGGACGGCACGGTCGCGATCGGCGCCGCCACCAATGAAGACTGGCTCGCGCTGCTGCGGGTCATGGACCGGATGGATCTCGCGCAAAGCGAGCAGTTCATGAGCACCGGCTGGCGGGTCAGCAACAACGCCGAGATCGACGCGATCGTCGAGGCGTGGACGAGTCGGCTGACGACGGCGGAAGCGATCGAGGCGCTCAACAGCAACGAGATCGCGGCGAGCCCGATCCGGGATTTCGCCGACATCCTGGCGTGGAAACATCTGCAGTCGCGCGACATGCTGCAGCCGCTGCAACACCCGACCGAACGACTGAACGACAAGGTCATAGGCGCCGGCTTCCCGATCAAGATGGGACGGACCCACAAGGGATACGCCGCGCCGGCGCCCTCGCTTGGCCAGGACAATCCCGAGATCTACGGCGAACTGCTCGGGCTTTCGGACGAGCGGATCGAGGAGCTGCGGGCTCGAAGCATCATCTAG